The nucleotide sequence TGAGTGTATGATATCTTTAACGTAACGATCTGAGATTTATCCTACCTTATGTTTAATACTTGTATATTTATATGTAGctccctctatatatatatatatatatatatatatatatatatatatatatatatatatataatctcgagagagagagagttgggTCCTTAATATAATcgtatctatattttttttaataaataaatttaagtaaacTTAATAactaaataagaaaaagaattgAAGGTCAGAAGAAGGTTTGCTGTAGCATCCGTCGGCGTTATCTTGTGTGCCTCGCCGTCTTGTGGTTTGCGGCGGGGATACACGTCGCAATACTACCGCATGTCGCTACTTCAAACCCTCGCTCTCCAAACCCCGGCCTTCCTCCGCTCCAAGCAAGCATCGCCGTTCTCTCTCTACTTCCTCTCTCCCAACCCTGCCCTTCATCCTCATCTCCGATCGTCCCTCCGCCTTCCGAAACCTTCGGCCTGCATCTCCTCGTCGGATCCAGACCCCGATACTAAGCCCAAGCCTCGTCGGCGTAGCCGTAAAACAGAGGGAACCGACCCCGTCGATGGCGCCCCGGCCGAGGGTTTCGTGCCCCGCAAGCCGAGGCGCGGCCGCCGGAGCGAATCGGCGGCCGTGGAGGACTTCGTGAGGTCACGGCTCCAGGATACTTTCGCTGCGATCAGAGAGCAGAACGCGGGGCTTCTGGAGGGGAAGCACGAGGTTCTCAAAGCGAGGAGGACcgacgaagaggaggaggaggaggaggagaagcgcAGCGAGGGTGAGGATCTGTCGGTGGAGGATGATGATCCGGAATGGCCGCTCGACGCCGATGTTGGATGGGGGATCAGGGCTTCCGAGTACTTCGAGAAGAATCCCATCAAGAACGTCGTGGAAGAGGGGGTGGAGATCGATTGGGAAGGGGAGATGGATGAGGGTTGGGTGAAGGAGATCAATTCCTTGGAGTGGGAGAGCTTTGCGTACCACCCCAGCCCTCTTGTTGTTTTGGTGTTCGAACGCTATAGAAGGTGAGAACTAGTCTTGCATTATCATTCTTCGGTCCATTTTTTTAATTGCAGTGACTGAAATAGATAAACATCAATTGTTAACACCTTTTTGGTGAATGCTCATGATGGTTGTTTTTGCTGATAACGAATTGTGAAATatcaacttaaaaatttatttggttAGAATTGTTTTTTCTTAAGATTTTGAATTATGATTGGAAACTTTTTTTATGGTAGTTATAGATTCTGCCAATATGTTGTTAACTGTATAGACAAACAAATAATGCCATCCCATTCGGTATAGTGTACTCCTTGTGTGCAGAATGCAAGTTTCAATAGTTTGGGTTGGGATTTTTGTTCCTTAACCATTCTTTTCTTTCTTATGGACTTTAGTTAGGTGTCAATAATCCGTACATAGGAaatcacatttttttttctttattaattgTTGGGATATCAGATAATGTTTCTGTCATATTTCTACCGAAAATTGTTTgatcgtttgatatgcatataattatgtttatatcatCACCTCATGAGTAGTATCTTAATAGAATGGATCTTGCATGTATTAAATTTGGGTGATAATGGGGATAAGCTTGCTATTTTGGTTTCATCACTCCTTTGGAGTTGAAGCTATAATGCCAactaatattttcttttaaaaaagaaGCTGTTATTATTAGATGACTAATGAGAAAAGCGAATATGTTTGTTGTTGGTCCATGATTTGTGCTGATCAGTAAAAGTTCACTTTGGATCTAGTATAGTTCATGGTTAATATCAATAAAACTACTTGCCAGATTGGACTGGGTAACGTTTTCAGAAGATCATGAACTTAACATTTAAATAAATACAACTCTGAACTTCCAACACTTGCAGATTTACCACTATAGTTTGTCTTTTCACTACCTTTTGAACATACAATTTTCTGCTTCACAGGGCAGCTCATAATTGGAGGATGTTGAAGGAGCTGGAAAATGCAGCCAAGGTATATTGGAGTGCTAAAGATCGGTTACCTCCCAGGGTATgtaattgttgttgttgttgttgttattcctATTATTGCTGTCTTTTTGAATAATATATATGGAAGCAAGTTCCTTGTTTGTGAAGGCGAGAAGCCCCCATGTCGAATGGCAATTATTTAGTATAGAAGTTGAACCCTTTTTTTCCCAAAATTTTGATAATCTTATGGCATTTCCTACCATGAGATATCCTTTGCAGCCCAAAATAGCATTACATAGTAATTAAATTCTCCATTGATTTGAAAATAATGATGCTGTGCAGACTATCAAGATTGACATTAATATTGAGAGAGATTTGGCATATGCTCTCAAAGTCAAAGAATGTCCTGAGCTATTATTTCTGAAAGGAAACACGATTCTGTACAGAGAGAAAGGTATAAGCTGTTCAAGATGGATATCCCAACTTGAGTTTGCAACCCTTTTGCATTTCATAATTGCCTCCAAATTATATTTCAGAGTTTAGGACTGCAGATGAGCTGGTACAGATGATTGCACACTTCTACTATAATGCTAGGAGACCATCATGGGTTGATACTGCAAGAGTTTCTTTGCGCTGTTGAATCTTGTTCAGGTAGTTAACTTCTTCCTCAAATTTGACAGTTTTACACATCTATTTGCCTTTGGAATTCTGAAGATTTATCTGAACAAAGAATTATGAGTTGATTTATCTCATCTCATCTAGTCTTCCGAAAAAACGTAATTTTGGTAAGATATTCAGGTATTGCAGTCTCTCATTGGTGACTGTAAAGAAGTTCTTCGAGATTCTATTGAGTATGAGTTGGGCATAATCAGTAGGTTGGAGTCTTATTCCGTGGTCATATCTAGGCGAGGTTGTGTATTGAAGTCGACTGTGTCATGATATTTTCTTGACAATTCCATAGTTAATGCATATTGAAGCTTGTTCACCTTTTCATCGGGGAATAAAATCATTAAATATTACGATCCAgcaataaacaaataaattaaaaaaaaatccaaccacGCTGAGTAACTTTGGACTCATTTTGCTGCTGCAGGTAATTGCAGCTTTAATGATATTGTAATTTGTTGCTTGAACTATTTTGCAAGGAACAACTTAATGGAAACAACAATGATATTTCATCAGATCGTTAGGAGATGCAGAATAAAATTGGTTAAAATTTGCGATCATGGACAATTCTGCTGCATTTGTTCGCAAACTTTTCTCGCCCATGAAGGCAATGGTGCCTTGATGCTGAGAGGCACCCCAGTAATAGGGTGATCAAATGACAGGCTTTCTGCGTGCAATGCATGAGCATCACAAGTTACACCCTCCCATTCAAGAACTCCGCCATACTTGACATCGCCCATTATCGGTAGCCCGAGATACTGGCAATGAAGGCGAATCTGGTGCGTCCTCCCACTCTGAGGGTATGCTCTGACCAAAACCTCATGGTTCTTCTGATCAGCAGTATTGATTACCCTTTCACCTTCCTTTTGCACTATCACTGACTCCCCTCCGTCCAGTGGCCGAGCAATATCTCTGAACTTACCTTGGCCGTTCACAAACAGTACTTCAAAGGATGTGAGCATATGCTTCACAGTGGATCCTCCTGGAAGCAGCCGTCCAACATCGTTTGCAGAGTACACACGCCAGGCCCCAAATTTTGATCGGCCATGCCCCGAGCTTATGCTGATCTTGTCCCAGTTTGGTGCACAGCCGACACAGAGAGCCAAGTAGGTCTTCTGGACCTTGTGCTCAGTAAATGCTTTCACCAATCTACCAGCAGCTTTGTGGGATTTGGTGATCACCATTAGACCGCTAGTGTCACGATCCAACCGGTTAG is from Zingiber officinale cultivar Zhangliang chromosome 7B, Zo_v1.1, whole genome shotgun sequence and encodes:
- the LOC122007142 gene encoding RNA pseudouridine synthase 1-like isoform X1 → MLFFPLRSGKDTLISSFLSARVRYPAMEAGSVAVDKSSATLQSSADAVPGSCYPIPLSPPYPPLSKSVELRRAMSATARSGGYALSFADIVFEDQYLAVANKPAGVYCEAILSSIASSTSSGDGATEPELHMANRLDRDTSGLMVITKSHKAAGRLVKAFTEHKVQKTYLALCVGCAPNWDKISISSGHGRSKFGAWRVYSANDVGRLLPGGSTVKHMLTSFEVLFVNGQGKFRDIARPLDGGESVIVQKEGERVINTADQKNHEVLVRAYPQSGRTHQIRLHCQYLGLPIMGDVKYGGVLEWEGVTCDAHALHAESLSFDHPITGVPLSIKAPLPSWARKVCEQMQQNCP
- the LOC122007144 gene encoding thioredoxin-like fold domain-containing protein MRL7 homolog, chloroplastic, translated to MSLLQTLALQTPAFLRSKQASPFSLYFLSPNPALHPHLRSSLRLPKPSACISSSDPDPDTKPKPRRRSRKTEGTDPVDGAPAEGFVPRKPRRGRRSESAAVEDFVRSRLQDTFAAIREQNAGLLEGKHEVLKARRTDEEEEEEEEKRSEGEDLSVEDDDPEWPLDADVGWGIRASEYFEKNPIKNVVEEGVEIDWEGEMDEGWVKEINSLEWESFAYHPSPLVVLVFERYRRAAHNWRMLKELENAAKVYWSAKDRLPPRTIKIDINIERDLAYALKVKECPELLFLKGNTILYREKEFRTADELVQMIAHFYYNARRPSWVDTARVSLRC
- the LOC122007142 gene encoding RNA pseudouridine synthase 1-like isoform X2 — its product is MRFPEAATRSLFLRRTRRCRRAWSSAVLCRRPRGPEATPSLSPISYSRTSTWRSPTSPPECTARQSCPRSPLLPLPLAGDGATEPELHMANRLDRDTSGLMVITKSHKAAGRLVKAFTEHKVQKTYLALCVGCAPNWDKISISSGHGRSKFGAWRVYSANDVGRLLPGGSTVKHMLTSFEVLFVNGQGKFRDIARPLDGGESVIVQKEGERVINTADQKNHEVLVRAYPQSGRTHQIRLHCQYLGLPIMGDVKYGGVLEWEGVTCDAHALHAESLSFDHPITGVPLSIKAPLPSWARKVCEQMQQNCP